The genomic interval TGATCCTCACCCAGGAGCAGATCGAGGCGGAGTGCCGGGCGATCCGCGAGTTGGGGCCTTTCGAGAACCTGCTGCTCGTGACGGGCGAGAACCCGCGGGCCGCGGGCGTCGACTACATCGAGCAGGCGCTGCACACGTGCCGGCCCTACTTCAACAACCTCACGATCGAGGTGATGCCGCTTGCCGCCGAGGAGTATGAGCGGCTGACCCACGCGGGCCTGAACGGTGTGGTCTGCTTCCAGGAGACCTACAACCGCAGGAACTACAACATCTACCACCCGGCGGGCATGAAGTCGAAGTTCGAGTGGCGCGTGAACGGTTTCGACCGCATGGGCCAGGCCGGGGTGCACAAGATCGGCATGGGCGTACTGATCGGGCTGGAAGAGTGGCGCACGGACGTCACGATGATGGCCCTGCACCTGCAATACCTGCGCCGCCGCTACTGGAAGACGCGCTACAGCGTCAATTTCCCGCGGATGCGCCCCTCGGAGGGTCATTTCCAGCCCAACGTCGTGATGAGCGACCGCGAGCTGGCGCAGGTGACCTTCGCCTTCCGGATCTTCGACCACGACGTCGACATTTCGTACTCGACGCGCGAGCGGGCCGAGTTCCGCAACCACATGGCGACGCTGGGCGTGACGTCGATGAGTGCCGGATCGAAGACCGACCCGGGGGGCTACCGCGTCTACCCGCAATCGCTCGAACAGTTCGCCGTGAGCGACGAGCGCACCCCGGCGGAGGTCGAGGCGGCGATCCGCCGCGAAGGCTACGAAGTGGTCTGGAAGGACTGGGACAAAATCTTCGACTGACGATGCCCGGCAACGAACGCTACGCACGGCAGACGATGCTGCCGGAGATCGGCGAGGAGGGGCAGCGGCGGCTGGCTGCCTCGGCGGTGCTGATCGTCGGGCTCGGGGGGCTGGGTTCGGCCGTAGCGCCCAGCCTCACGGGCGCCGGCGTGGGGCGTCTCGGGCTGGCCGACCCCGACACGGTCTCGGAGAGCA from uncultured Alistipes sp. carries:
- the thiH gene encoding 2-iminoacetate synthase ThiH; amino-acid sequence: MFSEELAKYDWEETTARILSKTAADVETALGKEHLTLDDFMALVSPAGAAYLEPMAQLSRRYTQERFGKTVSMYIPMYITNSCTNSCVYCGFNRHNAIPRVILTQEQIEAECRAIRELGPFENLLLVTGENPRAAGVDYIEQALHTCRPYFNNLTIEVMPLAAEEYERLTHAGLNGVVCFQETYNRRNYNIYHPAGMKSKFEWRVNGFDRMGQAGVHKIGMGVLIGLEEWRTDVTMMALHLQYLRRRYWKTRYSVNFPRMRPSEGHFQPNVVMSDRELAQVTFAFRIFDHDVDISYSTRERAEFRNHMATLGVTSMSAGSKTDPGGYRVYPQSLEQFAVSDERTPAEVEAAIRREGYEVVWKDWDKIFD